A part of Aquaspirillum sp. LM1 genomic DNA contains:
- a CDS encoding phage tail protein, whose product MAGEAQDPSIWPLPKFHFSVDIGDQKNLAFQEVSGLDTETQIIEYRAGNSKQFSTVKMPGINKVGNVTLKKGIFVKDNKFWDWYSQISMNTIKRVPVVIKLLDEKGNPTMVWTLQNAWPTKITGTDLKADGNEVAVETLEIAHEGLTIANS is encoded by the coding sequence ATGGCAGGTGAAGCACAAGATCCAAGCATCTGGCCGCTACCGAAATTCCATTTTTCCGTGGATATCGGCGACCAGAAAAACCTGGCTTTCCAGGAAGTATCCGGGCTGGATACCGAAACCCAGATCATTGAATACCGGGCCGGCAACAGCAAGCAGTTCTCCACGGTGAAGATGCCCGGTATCAACAAGGTGGGCAATGTCACGCTGAAAAAAGGCATTTTCGTCAAGGACAACAAGTTCTGGGACTGGTACTCGCAAATCAGCATGAACACCATCAAGCGTGTGCCGGTGGTGATCAAGCTGCTGGACGAGAAGGGCAACCCAACCATGGTCTGGACCCTGCAAAACGCCTGGCCCACCAAAATTACCGGCACCGACCTGAAGGCTGACGGCAATGAGGTGGCAGTGGAAACGCTGGAAATTGCCCACGAAGGGCTGACCATCGCCAATAGCTGA
- a CDS encoding phage tail protein — MSYYPPAGFYFKVQIAGSSSDDDAAFSEVSGLDSEIEVEEIREGGENAFSHRLPGRVKYGNLILKRGILAQGSQFAQWCQSVLQAEWAGSVTCYDLNVFLLDETGSPLLTWNCAHAWPVKWSVGAFNANQNDIAVETLEFAYRQLRRS; from the coding sequence ATGAGCTACTACCCGCCGGCGGGCTTTTATTTCAAGGTGCAGATTGCCGGGTCGTCGTCCGACGACGACGCGGCATTCAGCGAAGTATCGGGTCTGGACAGCGAAATCGAGGTCGAAGAAATCAGGGAAGGGGGCGAAAATGCCTTCAGCCACCGGCTGCCAGGGCGGGTAAAGTATGGCAATCTGATTCTCAAGCGTGGCATTCTGGCCCAGGGCTCGCAGTTTGCCCAATGGTGCCAGTCGGTGCTGCAGGCCGAATGGGCCGGCAGTGTGACATGCTACGATCTGAACGTGTTTCTGCTGGATGAAACCGGCAGCCCGCTGCTGACCTGGAACTGCGCCCACGCCTGGCCGGTAAAATGGAGCGTGGGGGCCTTTAACGCCAACCAGAACGATATTGCCGTGGAAACGCTGGAGTTTGCCTACCGGCAATTGCGCAGGAGCTAG
- the vgrG gene encoding type VI secretion system tip protein VgrG: MNTSPLAGQTDLVSATLLINGKTLPDTCQLVSVTTRREVNRIGSARVVLNDGDPSQETFALSESSLLVPGAKVEIQFGYHQKMATVFKGLIVKHSIRVRERGAAQLILECADSAVKMTIGRKSAVYLKKTDQAVIQQLIGDAGLSATVDSTPVTYEELVRHNSSDWDYLLSRADLNGLLVVVNDSAVSVQAPAVSDSCGLVVRYGEALRALDADIDARPQVSEVSTMAWDISSQATLSASSSAPSVNAQGNLSGDTLAKVLDTGALQLMSNAPLEQADLKHWANARLLRIRLARIRGTVVFQGNAQAVPGKTLELAGLGARFNGDAFIASVGHTLADGNWLTEVGFGLSPQGFVDTTQHIEAAPAAGQLPAISGLHTGTVMKIDSDPQGQTRVQVKLALIDADSNGVWARLGSPYASNSFGIQFMPEINDEVVVGFINNDPRFPVILGSLYSSQHTPPATPDNKNTLKSLVTRSQLKLTFDDEKKILTASTPGGHQLVMSDDDKSILIKDSHGNQIKLDSSGIALSSPKDIKLTATGDIATSSTGKTTLTATQDLKASGLNVEATAQIGAKLAGSATAELSASGQTTVKGALVMIN; encoded by the coding sequence ATGAACACCTCTCCGCTTGCAGGCCAGACTGACCTGGTCTCCGCCACGCTGCTGATCAATGGCAAAACCCTGCCCGACACCTGCCAGCTGGTCAGCGTGACCACCCGACGCGAAGTCAACCGCATCGGCAGCGCGCGCGTAGTGCTGAACGACGGCGACCCCAGCCAGGAAACCTTTGCCCTGAGCGAAAGCAGCCTGCTGGTGCCGGGGGCCAAGGTGGAAATCCAGTTCGGTTATCACCAGAAGATGGCCACCGTGTTCAAGGGGCTGATCGTCAAGCACAGCATCCGCGTGCGCGAACGCGGCGCGGCGCAGCTGATTCTGGAATGTGCCGACAGCGCAGTCAAAATGACCATCGGGCGCAAAAGCGCGGTGTACCTGAAAAAAACCGACCAGGCAGTGATCCAGCAGCTGATTGGTGACGCCGGCCTGAGCGCCACGGTGGACAGCACCCCGGTCACCTACGAAGAACTGGTGCGCCACAACAGCAGCGACTGGGATTACCTCCTCAGCCGCGCCGACCTGAATGGCCTGCTGGTGGTGGTCAACGACAGCGCGGTCAGCGTGCAGGCCCCGGCGGTATCAGACAGCTGCGGGCTGGTGGTGCGCTACGGCGAGGCATTGCGCGCGCTGGACGCCGATATCGACGCCCGCCCGCAGGTCAGCGAAGTGTCCACCATGGCCTGGGACATCAGCAGCCAGGCCACGCTCAGCGCCAGCAGCAGCGCGCCCAGCGTGAATGCCCAGGGCAACCTCAGCGGCGATACCCTGGCCAAGGTGCTGGATACTGGCGCGCTGCAGCTGATGTCGAACGCGCCGCTGGAACAGGCCGACCTCAAGCACTGGGCCAACGCCCGCCTGCTGCGCATTCGCCTAGCGCGGATTCGCGGCACCGTGGTGTTTCAGGGCAATGCGCAGGCCGTGCCGGGCAAAACCCTGGAGCTGGCCGGGCTGGGCGCACGCTTCAACGGCGATGCCTTCATCGCCAGCGTTGGTCACACCCTGGCCGATGGCAACTGGCTGACCGAAGTGGGCTTTGGCCTGTCGCCACAAGGCTTTGTCGATACCACCCAGCACATCGAAGCCGCCCCGGCGGCCGGCCAGCTACCGGCCATTTCCGGGCTGCACACCGGCACGGTAATGAAGATCGACAGCGATCCACAAGGGCAGACCCGGGTGCAGGTCAAGCTGGCGCTGATTGACGCCGACAGCAACGGCGTGTGGGCGCGGCTGGGTTCGCCGTATGCGTCCAACAGCTTTGGCATTCAGTTCATGCCGGAAATCAACGACGAAGTGGTGGTGGGCTTCATCAACAACGACCCGCGCTTTCCGGTGATTCTGGGCAGCCTGTACAGCAGCCAGCACACCCCGCCGGCCACGCCGGACAACAAGAACACGCTGAAATCGCTGGTGACCCGCAGCCAGCTCAAGCTGACCTTCGACGACGAGAAAAAAATCCTCACCGCCAGCACGCCAGGCGGCCATCAGCTGGTGATGAGCGACGACGACAAGTCCATCCTGATCAAGGACAGCCACGGCAACCAGATCAAGCTGGACAGCAGCGGCATTGCCCTGTCCAGCCCGAAAGATATCAAACTGACCGCCACTGGCGATATCGCCACCTCCAGCACCGGCAAGACCACGCTGACCGCCACGCAAGACCTGAAAGCCTCCGGGCTGAATGTCGAGGCCACCGCCCAGATCGGGGCCAAGCTTGCCGGCAGCGCCACCGCCGAACTCAGCGCCTCGGGCCAGACCACGGTCAAAGGTGCGCTGGTGATGATCAACTGA
- a CDS encoding CysB family HTH-type transcriptional regulator — protein MNFQQLRIIRETVRQNFNLTEVASALFASQSGVSKHIKDLEDELGVELFIRKGKRFLGLTDPGKELLTIVERMLLDACNIRRLAEQFSQRDEGQLIIATTHTQARYALPQVVTTFKKAYPKVHLVLHQASPSELVRLLQEGEADIGIATEAVAEVSELVSFPYYSWHHAVIAPPTHPLHQQPLTLDTLADYPLITYHQGFTGRARIDRTFADAGLNPDIVMAALDADVIKTYVELGMGVGIVSSLAIDPQRDQNLCVVDGEPLFGYQTARIAVRRGHYLRSYAYRFISLCSSVLDEASVRQALSPVLQE, from the coding sequence ATGAACTTTCAGCAACTGCGCATCATCCGCGAAACCGTGCGGCAGAACTTCAACCTGACCGAAGTGGCCAGTGCGCTGTTTGCCTCGCAATCCGGGGTCAGCAAGCACATCAAGGACCTGGAAGACGAGCTGGGCGTCGAGCTGTTCATCCGCAAGGGCAAGCGCTTTCTCGGCCTGACCGACCCCGGCAAGGAGCTGCTGACCATTGTCGAGCGCATGCTGCTGGACGCATGCAATATCCGCCGGCTGGCCGAGCAGTTCAGCCAGCGCGACGAAGGCCAGCTGATCATCGCCACCACCCACACCCAGGCGCGCTATGCGCTGCCGCAAGTGGTCACCACCTTCAAGAAAGCCTACCCGAAAGTGCATCTGGTGCTGCATCAGGCCAGCCCGAGCGAGCTGGTGCGCCTGCTGCAGGAAGGCGAAGCCGATATTGGCATTGCCACCGAAGCGGTGGCCGAAGTGTCCGAGCTGGTGTCGTTCCCCTACTACAGCTGGCACCACGCGGTGATTGCCCCGCCAACGCATCCGCTGCACCAGCAGCCGCTGACGCTGGACACCCTGGCCGACTACCCGCTGATTACCTATCACCAGGGCTTTACTGGCCGCGCCCGCATCGACCGCACTTTTGCCGACGCCGGGCTGAACCCGGACATCGTGATGGCGGCGCTGGATGCGGATGTGATCAAGACCTATGTGGAGCTGGGCATGGGGGTGGGCATTGTCTCATCGCTGGCGATTGACCCGCAGCGGGATCAGAATTTGTGCGTGGTGGATGGCGAACCGCTGTTTGGCTACCAGACGGCACGGATTGCCGTGCGCCGGGGGCATTACTTGCGCAGCTATGCGTACCGGTTTATTTCGCTGTGCTCGTCGGTGCTGGACGAGGCGTCGGTGCGGCAGGCGCTCAGCCCGGTATTGCAGGAGTAG
- a CDS encoding methyl-accepting chemotaxis protein, with protein MFQNLKIGVRLAIGFGLLVCLLIAITALSYLRINQIDDSIEEVSKRNMPKVAQAHEAIDQVNVTARALRNALLVRSTDEAQKEFERVVVARREATELYAKLDKEITSAEGRKLFDAVMSTRKITVADQDQMMAAFKAGRRDEAVDLLINQIRKSQADYIKSLENLIAHETRLMEQTNERSNQLAEETTRLLIIFAVAAVLIAVFSAWAVTRSVTRPVNEAVDAAKRLAKGDLTVSVRTERRDEMGHMMNALQDMISKLSHIIGEVNEAGASLNGAAQQVSSTAQSLSQSSSEQAAAVEETTASIEQMTASVNQNSDNARVTNDMAVKAASEAQEGGTAVKETVEAMRKIADRIGIIDDIAYQTNLLALNAAIEAARAGEHGKGFAVVAAEVRKLAERSQVAAQEISQVAGSSVRMAEKAGGLLDEMVPNIQRTSDLVQEISAASLEQSSATDQINNAMSQLNKATQQNASASEQLAATSEEMSAQADQLQALMGFFQLEDGASVKSARGQGGSARPAPGKQAAAPRSLSAAPVFKPAAQVSEQDFERF; from the coding sequence ATGTTCCAGAACTTGAAAATCGGCGTTCGGCTTGCCATTGGCTTTGGCCTGCTGGTCTGTCTGCTGATTGCCATCACCGCATTGTCGTACTTGCGCATCAACCAGATTGATGACTCGATCGAAGAAGTGAGCAAGCGCAATATGCCCAAGGTGGCGCAGGCGCATGAAGCGATTGATCAGGTCAATGTCACGGCGCGTGCGCTGCGCAACGCCTTGCTGGTGCGCTCAACCGACGAAGCGCAAAAGGAATTCGAGCGGGTAGTGGTGGCGCGCCGGGAAGCTACCGAACTGTACGCCAAGCTGGACAAGGAAATTACTTCGGCAGAAGGGCGCAAGCTGTTTGATGCGGTGATGAGCACCCGCAAGATCACCGTGGCCGACCAGGATCAGATGATGGCCGCGTTCAAGGCCGGGCGCAGGGATGAGGCGGTGGACCTGCTGATCAACCAGATCCGCAAAAGCCAGGCTGATTACATCAAGAGCCTGGAAAATCTGATTGCCCACGAAACCCGGTTGATGGAGCAGACCAACGAGCGCAGCAATCAGCTGGCCGAAGAAACCACTCGCCTGCTGATTATTTTTGCCGTGGCTGCCGTGCTGATTGCCGTGTTCAGCGCCTGGGCGGTGACCCGCAGTGTCACCAGGCCGGTGAATGAGGCGGTAGACGCCGCCAAGCGGCTGGCCAAGGGCGACCTCACCGTGTCGGTGCGCACCGAACGCCGCGACGAGATGGGCCACATGATGAATGCGCTGCAGGACATGATCAGCAAGCTGTCGCATATCATTGGCGAAGTGAACGAAGCCGGTGCCTCACTCAATGGTGCCGCCCAGCAGGTTTCTTCCACCGCGCAGAGCCTGTCGCAATCGTCGTCGGAACAGGCCGCCGCGGTGGAAGAAACCACCGCCAGCATCGAGCAGATGACCGCCAGCGTGAACCAGAACAGCGACAACGCCCGGGTAACCAACGACATGGCGGTGAAGGCCGCCAGCGAAGCGCAGGAAGGCGGCACGGCGGTGAAGGAAACCGTTGAGGCCATGCGCAAGATTGCCGACCGGATTGGCATCATCGACGACATCGCCTACCAGACCAATCTGCTGGCGCTGAACGCCGCCATTGAGGCCGCCCGTGCTGGCGAACATGGCAAGGGCTTTGCCGTGGTGGCCGCCGAAGTGCGCAAGCTGGCTGAGCGCAGCCAGGTGGCCGCGCAGGAAATCAGCCAGGTGGCCGGTTCGTCGGTGCGCATGGCGGAAAAAGCCGGTGGGCTGCTGGATGAAATGGTGCCAAATATCCAGCGCACATCCGATCTGGTGCAGGAAATCTCCGCCGCCTCGCTGGAGCAATCGTCGGCCACCGACCAGATCAACAACGCCATGAGCCAGCTGAACAAGGCCACCCAGCAAAACGCCTCGGCGTCGGAACAACTGGCCGCCACCTCAGAAGAAATGAGCGCCCAGGCCGACCAGTTGCAGGCGCTGATGGGCTTTTTCCAGCTGGAAGACGGCGCGTCGGTCAAATCGGCGCGCGGCCAGGGCGGCAGCGCCCGCCCGGCACCTGGCAAACAGGCCGCTGCCCCGCGCAGCCTGAGTGCAGCGCCGGTGTTCAAACCGGCGGCACAGGTCAGCGAGCAGGATTTCGAGCGGTTTTAA
- a CDS encoding phage tail sheath C-terminal domain-containing protein codes for MMQYKTPGVYIVEKDAFPNTVVAVPTAIPVFLGYTETAADGPVSKKYVPTYIASMADYIKFFGGPYAPQFTLTASADTKSYTVAQEETSRFFLYHSVALFFANGGGPAYVISVGSYADAVKNGKLMTDFLPTPDPKNPLPEAPFDALKKVLDVTLVVAPDTTLLAIDDWNGVWGQALQHCNKMQSRMAIIDICGGDNARTHDADTDIISGTNGFREKIGTNFLNYAAAYYPWMNFNVVDASTISYNNLNDASLSLLITALNSELTSMNPQPAAPMATNMKALYASLARTPAPTPAPAPATDTGTDTDKPVTPDAAATAATTPDPATIARNHSQLMQVSPLYQRIISDMLLRVNLLPPASAMVGVYALTDANQGVWQAPANTSIALAVSPAVDISSDDQEDLNMPLDGKAVNAIRTIPGRGLVVWGARTLDGNSQDWRYINVRRTLIMLEQSIKAAVISYVFAPNDASTWVAVQNMISNFLINQWKNGALAGAKAQDAFSVAVGLGSTMTADDILDGYMRVTVKVAIVRPAEFIELTFQQQMQVS; via the coding sequence ATGATGCAATACAAGACACCCGGCGTGTACATCGTCGAAAAAGATGCGTTCCCGAATACGGTGGTGGCGGTGCCCACTGCGATTCCGGTATTTCTTGGCTACACCGAAACCGCCGCTGACGGCCCGGTAAGCAAGAAATACGTGCCCACCTACATCGCCTCGATGGCCGACTACATCAAGTTTTTTGGCGGGCCTTACGCGCCGCAGTTCACCCTGACGGCCAGCGCGGACACAAAGTCCTACACCGTGGCGCAAGAGGAAACGAGCCGCTTCTTCCTTTACCACAGCGTGGCGCTGTTTTTTGCCAATGGTGGCGGCCCGGCCTATGTGATATCGGTGGGCAGCTATGCTGACGCCGTGAAGAACGGCAAGCTGATGACCGACTTCCTGCCCACGCCAGACCCGAAAAACCCGCTGCCAGAAGCGCCATTCGATGCGCTGAAAAAGGTCTTGGATGTCACTCTGGTGGTGGCGCCGGACACCACGTTACTGGCCATCGACGACTGGAACGGGGTGTGGGGCCAGGCGCTGCAGCACTGCAACAAGATGCAAAGCCGCATGGCCATCATCGATATTTGCGGTGGCGACAACGCGCGTACCCATGATGCCGACACCGACATCATTTCCGGCACCAATGGCTTTCGCGAAAAAATTGGCACCAACTTCCTCAACTACGCGGCGGCTTACTACCCGTGGATGAACTTCAATGTGGTGGACGCCAGCACCATCAGCTACAACAACCTGAACGATGCTTCGCTGAGCCTGCTGATCACCGCGCTGAACAGCGAGCTGACCAGCATGAACCCGCAGCCTGCCGCGCCGATGGCCACCAATATGAAGGCGCTGTACGCCAGCCTGGCGCGCACGCCGGCTCCGACGCCAGCCCCTGCGCCAGCAACAGATACCGGCACCGATACCGACAAGCCAGTTACCCCGGATGCCGCCGCCACGGCAGCCACCACACCCGACCCGGCCACCATTGCCCGCAACCACAGCCAGCTGATGCAAGTCAGCCCGCTGTACCAGCGCATCATCAGCGACATGCTGCTGCGGGTGAACCTGCTGCCGCCCGCCAGCGCCATGGTGGGGGTGTATGCGCTGACTGACGCCAATCAGGGCGTGTGGCAGGCACCGGCCAACACCAGCATTGCCCTGGCAGTATCGCCGGCGGTGGACATCTCCTCGGACGATCAGGAAGACCTGAACATGCCGCTGGACGGCAAGGCGGTCAACGCCATCCGTACCATTCCGGGCCGTGGCCTGGTGGTGTGGGGCGCACGCACGCTGGACGGCAACAGCCAGGACTGGCGCTACATCAATGTGCGCCGCACGCTGATCATGCTGGAGCAATCAATCAAGGCTGCCGTCATCAGCTATGTGTTTGCCCCTAACGACGCCTCCACCTGGGTGGCGGTGCAGAACATGATTTCCAACTTCCTGATCAACCAGTGGAAAAACGGTGCGCTGGCCGGTGCCAAGGCGCAGGATGCCTTCAGCGTGGCGGTGGGGCTGGGCTCCACCATGACCGCCGACGACATTCTGGACGGCTATATGCGGGTGACGGTCAAGGTGGCGATTGTTCGCCCGGCAGAATTCATCGAGCTGACCTTCCAACAACAAATGCAAGTTTCCTGA
- a CDS encoding EAL domain-containing protein, which translates to MNLNLFQLSSLKTRITLFTLLIFVASIWSLALYISRGLHDDMQRQLGEQQLATASLIADDINQQLTDRLDALAAIADELPAEYLTRPGLLQARLEQRPLLHILFNGGVFATDVHGTAIADVPLSVGRIGTNYLDRDSVAIPLREGRAMIGRPALGKKLRAPIFSLVAPIRNGQGQVIGVLVGTINLGLPNFLEKVTKRHYHMASSYLLVAPQHKLFVTATDKNLIMQPLPAVGVAPMLDRYIRGYEGYGIAANGQGVEELSAAKGIPVAGWFVVAALPMAQAFAPIRDMQETILWASAVLTLLAGGLTWLMLRHQLAPMTRAVTTLAALAHSQRTPPPLPIDRRDEIGQLLMGFNHLLDSLRQREQALQESERRFRHMADQAPALIWMSDTENAGTWYSKRWLDYTGRTMSQELGFGWVDNIYPEDLQRCASHCQAAFDARETFDMEFRLRRADGSYGWVVDIGTPRFDEGGTFLGYIGYCWDISARKDIEARLMEREAYLRAIIENEPECIKILDTEGRLTQMNPAGLTMIEADSFTQVAGRPMLEWIAPEYRTAFAEMHQRVLAGETLRMKFEVIGLKGGRCWQETHAAPMQDRDQVVLLAVSRDISAQVRAEAQLHLAASVFTHAREGITITDADGVIIDVNDTFCRITGYHRDEVLGRNPRMLASGRQSQAFYVGMWRALLDKGHWYGEVWNRRKDGEVYAELITISAVRDALGQTRNYVALFSDITEIKDHQRQLEHIAHYDALTKLPNRVLLADRMHQAMVQTRRHDGQRLAVAYLDLDGFKAVNDRHGHDAGDQLLMAVAGHMREALREGDTLARLGGDEFVVMLLDLADVAASVSVLTRLLAAAAEPVRIGELVLQVSASVGVTFFPQPEDIDADQLLRQADQAMYQAKLAGKNRYHIFDAEQDRSVRGHHESLERIERALAEGEFVLYYQPKVNMRTGAVIGAEALIRWQHPEDGLLSPALFLPMIEEHRLAVDIGEWVIDTALGQMASWQAIGLAIPVSVNVGARQLQHPDFVPRLRALLAAHPEVSPSDLELEVLETSALEDLNRVSKVIEACRDIGVNFALDDFGTGYSSLTYLKRLPVAQLKIDQSFVRDMLDDPDDLAILDGVIGLAGAFRRQVIAEGVETVAHGAILLQLGCELAQGFGIARPMPASELPGWARAWRTDPTWGRLSAIDSHDLPLLFASAEHRAWVQAIAAYLHGDSLSLPPLDPRLCRFGQWLDGDGLVHHAGQPAFEQLQLLHHQLHAVSAELCQLKATGHGTEALARLPELQQLRDALLTQLQRLLP; encoded by the coding sequence ATGAACCTGAACCTGTTTCAGCTGAGCTCGCTCAAGACCCGGATCACCCTGTTTACCCTGCTGATTTTTGTGGCCAGTATCTGGTCGCTGGCGCTGTACATCAGCCGTGGCTTGCACGACGACATGCAGCGGCAGCTGGGCGAGCAGCAACTGGCCACCGCATCGCTGATTGCCGACGACATCAACCAGCAACTGACCGACCGGCTCGACGCCCTGGCGGCGATTGCCGACGAACTGCCTGCAGAGTATCTGACACGGCCAGGTCTGCTCCAGGCCCGGCTGGAGCAGCGCCCGCTGCTGCACATCCTGTTCAACGGCGGGGTATTTGCCACCGATGTTCACGGCACGGCCATTGCCGATGTGCCGCTGTCGGTGGGGCGGATTGGCACCAATTATCTGGACCGCGATTCGGTGGCGATTCCGCTGCGCGAAGGCCGGGCGATGATTGGCCGCCCGGCGCTGGGCAAAAAGCTGCGCGCGCCAATCTTCAGCCTGGTGGCCCCCATCCGCAATGGCCAGGGCCAGGTGATTGGCGTGCTGGTCGGCACCATCAATCTGGGCTTGCCCAATTTTCTGGAAAAAGTCACCAAGCGCCATTACCACATGGCAAGCAGCTACCTGCTGGTGGCCCCGCAGCACAAGCTGTTTGTCACCGCCACCGATAAAAACCTGATCATGCAGCCGCTGCCTGCCGTGGGCGTTGCGCCGATGCTCGACCGTTATATTCGCGGCTACGAAGGCTATGGCATTGCCGCCAATGGCCAAGGGGTGGAAGAGCTGTCGGCTGCCAAGGGCATTCCGGTGGCGGGCTGGTTTGTGGTAGCCGCCTTGCCCATGGCCCAGGCCTTTGCGCCCATCCGTGACATGCAGGAGACGATCTTGTGGGCATCTGCCGTGCTCACCTTGCTGGCCGGCGGGCTGACCTGGCTGATGCTGCGCCACCAGCTGGCCCCGATGACCCGCGCCGTGACCACGCTGGCGGCGCTGGCACACAGCCAGCGCACCCCGCCGCCGCTGCCAATTGACCGCCGCGATGAAATCGGCCAGCTGCTGATGGGCTTCAACCACTTGCTCGACAGTCTGCGCCAGCGCGAACAGGCGCTGCAGGAAAGCGAAAGACGCTTTCGCCACATGGCCGACCAGGCCCCGGCGCTGATCTGGATGAGCGACACCGAAAATGCCGGCACCTGGTATAGCAAGCGCTGGCTGGACTACACCGGGCGCACGATGTCGCAGGAGCTGGGGTTTGGCTGGGTGGACAATATCTACCCGGAGGATTTGCAGCGTTGTGCCAGTCATTGCCAAGCCGCTTTTGATGCCCGGGAAACCTTTGACATGGAATTTCGTCTGCGCCGGGCCGATGGCAGCTACGGCTGGGTGGTGGATATCGGCACACCACGCTTTGACGAGGGCGGCACATTTTTAGGCTATATCGGCTACTGCTGGGACATCAGCGCGCGCAAGGACATTGAAGCCCGGCTGATGGAGCGTGAAGCGTATTTGCGCGCCATCATCGAAAACGAGCCGGAATGCATCAAGATTCTCGACACCGAGGGCCGGCTGACGCAAATGAACCCGGCGGGCCTGACCATGATCGAGGCAGATTCATTTACCCAGGTGGCCGGGCGGCCGATGCTGGAGTGGATTGCCCCGGAATACCGCACCGCCTTTGCCGAAATGCATCAGCGCGTGCTGGCAGGCGAAACCCTGCGCATGAAGTTTGAAGTCATCGGCCTGAAGGGCGGACGCTGCTGGCAGGAAACCCACGCCGCACCAATGCAGGACCGCGATCAAGTGGTGCTGCTGGCGGTGTCCCGCGATATTTCGGCGCAGGTGCGCGCCGAAGCCCAGCTGCACCTGGCCGCCAGCGTGTTTACCCACGCCCGCGAAGGCATCACCATCACCGACGCCGATGGCGTGATCATCGACGTCAACGACACCTTTTGCCGGATTACCGGCTACCACCGCGACGAAGTGCTGGGGCGCAACCCGCGCATGCTGGCATCGGGCCGGCAAAGCCAGGCGTTTTATGTGGGAATGTGGCGGGCCTTGCTGGACAAAGGCCACTGGTATGGCGAAGTGTGGAACCGGCGCAAGGACGGCGAGGTGTACGCCGAACTGATCACCATCAGCGCCGTGCGCGATGCGCTTGGACAGACCCGCAACTATGTCGCGCTGTTTTCGGATATCACCGAAATCAAGGACCACCAGCGCCAGCTGGAGCATATTGCCCATTACGACGCGCTGACCAAGCTGCCCAACCGGGTGCTGCTGGCCGACCGCATGCACCAGGCCATGGTGCAAACCCGCCGGCACGACGGCCAGCGGCTGGCGGTGGCGTATCTTGATCTGGATGGCTTCAAGGCAGTCAACGACCGCCATGGCCACGACGCTGGCGACCAATTGCTGATGGCGGTGGCCGGGCATATGCGTGAAGCGCTGCGCGAAGGCGACACCCTGGCCCGGCTGGGCGGCGATGAATTTGTGGTCATGCTGCTCGATCTGGCCGATGTGGCGGCCAGCGTGAGCGTGCTCACCCGGCTGCTGGCCGCTGCCGCCGAGCCGGTACGGATTGGCGAACTGGTGCTGCAGGTGTCGGCCAGCGTGGGGGTGACTTTCTTCCCGCAGCCGGAGGATATCGACGCCGACCAATTGCTGCGCCAGGCCGATCAGGCCATGTATCAGGCCAAGCTGGCCGGCAAGAACCGCTACCATATTTTTGACGCCGAGCAGGACCGCAGCGTGCGCGGTCACCACGAAAGCCTGGAGCGGATTGAACGCGCACTGGCCGAGGGCGAGTTTGTGCTGTACTACCAGCCCAAGGTGAATATGCGCACCGGCGCGGTGATTGGTGCCGAAGCGCTGATCCGCTGGCAGCACCCGGAAGACGGCCTGCTGTCGCCGGCGCTGTTTTTGCCCATGATTGAAGAACACCGGCTGGCAGTGGACATTGGCGAATGGGTGATCGACACCGCGCTGGGACAAATGGCCAGCTGGCAGGCTATTGGGCTGGCCATTCCGGTTAGCGTGAATGTCGGTGCGCGCCAGTTGCAGCACCCGGACTTTGTCCCGCGTCTGCGCGCCCTGCTGGCTGCCCATCCAGAGGTCAGCCCGTCTGACTTGGAGCTGGAAGTGCTGGAAACCAGCGCACTGGAAGACCTCAACCGTGTGTCCAAAGTGATCGAAGCCTGCCGCGATATCGGGGTGAACTTTGCCCTGGACGACTTTGGCACCGGCTATTCCTCGCTGACCTACCTGAAACGCCTGCCGGTGGCCCAGCTGAAAATCGACCAAAGCTTTGTCCGCGATATGCTGGACGACCCGGACGACCTGGCGATTCTGGACGGGGTGATTGGCCTGGCCGGCGCATTCCGCCGTCAGGTGATTGCCGAAGGGGTGGAAACCGTCGCCCATGGCGCGATTTTGCTGCAACTGGGCTGCGAGCTGGCGCAGGGCTTTGGCATTGCCCGGCCCATGCCGGCCAGCGAGCTGCCCGGCTGGGCGCGCGCCTGGCGCACCGACCCCACCTGGGGCCGGCTCAGCGCCATCGACAGCCACGACTTACCCTTGCTGTTTGCCAGCGCCGAACACCGCGCCTGGGTGCAGGCCATTGCCGCCTACCTGCACGGCGACAGCCTGAGCCTGCCGCCGCTTGACCCCCGGCTGTGCCGGTTTGGCCAGTGGCTGGACGGCGATGGCCTGGTCCATCACGCCGGGCAGCCGGCGTTTGAGCAATTGCAACTGCTGCACCATCAACTGCATGCCGTGTCAGCCGAACTGTGCCAGCTCAAGGCCACCGGGCACGGTACCGAGGCACTGGCCCGCCTGCCCGAACTGCAGCAGCTGCGTGATGCCCTGCTGACCCAATTGCAGCGGCTGCTGCCGTAG
- a CDS encoding DUF5908 family protein — MPIEIHELTIRLVVTDPPAGATPDWEAALQQAKQEILEQCQETLRAQLQHASER; from the coding sequence ATGCCGATTGAAATTCATGAACTGACCATCCGCCTGGTGGTCACCGATCCCCCGGCGGGCGCGACGCCCGACTGGGAAGCCGCACTGCAACAGGCCAAGCAGGAGATTCTGGAACAATGCCAGGAAACCCTGCGCGCCCAGCTGCAGCACGCCAGCGAACGCTGA